CACACCGATATGGAGATCCATAGAGTTATAGTAAtcactaaaacaaaaatatttttgatgaacaatttatattctataagcccatttttatattaatttaggactatattttggaaaagaaatttatgaaaataaataaaaattactttaaaaagtcACCAACTGTAGGCTTTATTACAACTGCACATGGATGTTGAGAGGCCCTTACAAATGGATACGGTAcccttaaaatagaaattttaatttatgtacttattataacaatttaaatttaataaaattaatacctaaaTGGTAAAAGATTTAACCCGCCCGAGGTAAAATCAGTTTTACATAAAGGGCATTTGTCTGGAagactaaaacaaaaaattttcaatccacaatgttgaaaacaaataattccaGGATCCATATCCATTGTCGATGGATGCTATTTTACTTATCCAAATGTTTTATATGAACCATGAGTTAGTTATCAGAGTTGGCAGtcatttttaaactgaaaaagaaaatttatgttaaaattcgATAGACGAAACTTCTcacaaatttacttttattttcaattcactAAAATAGTTATGTTCGCGAAGGGGGTTGATTATACAAACTGGTCTAGATAAAAGAGACTCGGAGTGTTAGTGTAGATAATATTTGAATCGAGAGAGATTACGCGATGCCCAGCGACCATTGTATGGTAAAGGTTATATTAAGTTTGTTAATGTTACGTTGTCAGTTGTTAATGGTGGTTGTGAATGGGGTTCTCCATGATGCAGTTTTCAATCGCACAAAGACCACTTATCttttaaacttatttgtataaaatattcagaACAAATAATGTGAACAGGCAGAAGTTCACAGCAATCTTCTGTGACTATTGATTGTTTaatatgttattcataatactctgtatttaaataaaaaatataataccgTGCCTCTGTAATCTTGACCCCTCTGTACatcatttttatggttttacgACGCCGATACAGTAAATTAGATATTAGGACAATAAAGAAATAAGGTCTAGATTATATTTGCAACAATTGAGTATAGTACAAAgcaaaagagtttaaaatttaaaataattctcctGTCCAGTTTTGCAATGagataattaagataaaaacaatagtttttaagaaatcatattttggaaaaaatcgttttttttgcacaaaaaaataaaaataaaaagcgaaATAAccattttgatacaaaaaaaacaaaaaaacaaaaacaaaaatagagtTAAACTCAAATCCGTTCGAAACTTTACGAGGAAACACGGTTTTATCGCGTTCTTCGCCTTTTAATTCTCGGCTTGTATGACTCAcaggaaattcaaatttatgtatgtgtgacatgtataggtatatgtgtaatgtgatagagtaatcaacactatacatggtatttcaacaattaactcagtcaattgtttgttttactttgCGTTTTCACGGTTTCATCACGCATctacgaaaataataattattattatatgcagAGGTTTTAGGGCATCTCTTAAcgagaaaatacttttttttttaaattgccttagttttcgagaaattggACTAACGAAATTAAAATGAGGCCTATATAGCCCTTGcagttaaattttatgtatgtcTCAGATAAAATTTCCTATTGGTAATTTTAAGTAACTAGTACAAAAACTTAAAGTAAGATATTCCTCGAATAATTCTGCACGAGTAAGTTTAcgaatgttttttttacttataatacatacataaagtTAATTGATGGATATTTGTTAATTGATTCTACCTGTTCcggattaattaaaatttaacattttacactaaaaaaattcacaagacaaattaataatatagaaaacttttattcaaaattaaattagattacACTTGAAATAATCCCAATAAAACTtcgattaacaaaaattaacaattttttatcgaccaatatgtattaaatattcttttttttttttttaatttacttgtgTAGACTATATTAAAGTCTATAAAATcgtattaatcaaaaattaagtcGACTCTTGTTTTTCTTGGTGTAAACGTATGCTTCTGTTATTATAATTGTGGGAAATAACCCAATTTAATTCAAATCGTGTGTATGTATCgtgtgtacaaaaaaaaatatatataaatatttatataatttaaaaaatttatctctataatttaaaatatattttattagattaatattttaattaaccgtataaaaatataatcatataatcatcattttttaggttatatttatataccatTGGCTACATAAacgtcaaaaaatgtttaaaaaacaactgaaaacaaacaattaactgggttaattgttgaaatctCATGTATAGACCTAATCTtaatttaaacaagtaaaaacaaacaattgactgagttaattgttgaaataccatgtatagtcagtgttgatttctttatcacattacacatacaaacatgtgacacatacataactgataatcaagtatagtacataattattataaaattttcgcctaattggcgccctcacgggtacacagtgatgcttacgaaaaaatgtttcaaacaaaagttgtttaatttttgataaggaacatttttacatttaaacttttgttctatctctaacggtttacaagatgggtcctacggacccaagacccaattcacctatgatgctcatttacgaacttgacctcactttttacgtcctgagtacgctgtaaaaatttcagctcgatatcttttttcgtttttgagttatcgtgtccacggacggacggacaaccggaaatggtctaattaggtgattttatgaacacctatgacaaaatttgtttcctagcatcattatttttaagcgttacaaacttgggactaaacttaatatactatgtatatttcatatatacatggtataataagtgaagttttattttattattttacgaattatttacGACATATTCTTTAGGTAATTAGTCGTCATAGGAATATTAAAGGTATATTCCTTCATCCAAgggtaattagttaaaaatattatatttgtaattcgGACCAATATACAACACACGCATAATTCGCTAtccatttaaattttcccgCAATTGAAAGTGCGAAcagccgcagccaatcaaaagcaggcatattgcttgaggcaatctaaaaccatggatatagaaatattaagatctaaaacacacgaaatattatcgttctatttgaatttcccgCAAATGAGATCCGCAGACAATCAAAAATAGGCACATTGCTTCTCCCCTGAGTGATACACCCCTTCGTCTAAAGTAGGACTTTATACTACAtccctactataattactagatccgtGGTACCCACCATAATTTGGTTGTATATGCTGAATCTTGTGTACAACTAAAGAATCACgcttataaaatgttttatcacacacaTCACATGAGAAAGATCTTTTATCAGCACTAGTATGCTGTTTCTTATGTACCCTTAACGTACTGcgttgtgaaaaatatttttcacaaacaCCACATTTATACGGTATGTCTCCAGTATGAGATTTTCTATGACAagttaaataagatttttttgcaaatgctttatcacaaaaatcacatGAATATGGCTTTTCACCTGTATGAATTCGTTGATGTATAATTAAACTAGCTTTTTGTGTAAATTTCTGAGCACAAACATCACACGCATATGATTTTTCACGattatgagttcgtttatgagtGGTTAAATGATgtttgaaagtaaatattttatcacaaatgTCACACATAAACTTTTGATgactttttttatgtaattttaatttagttttattataaaatattttatcacatgCACCACAGATATAAGTTTCCTcacatgaaattaaattttcgtctttaataattaattccgTATTTAATTGCTGTTCCAATTTAACTCGTTCATCTGTGATTAGCTGCAAATTATTAACCTTTTCTTCACAAACTTCGTTTTTTACACAAACTTTTACATCGATTTCGGTATTTATAAGATTGTCACTAACATACGAGTTTTGATTATGTTCAGAATTATTCATATCATCACAGAGTGACGAATCCTGAATGTTTTCTGGTAtagaaacaatttcaaaattatccctatcatcttcaaaaatttcagtttttacattaactaaagaattttttatttttaaatcggcTACATTATTTTGATGAAGTTCCTCGCCACTAAAAGTCCAACTCTCAATATATTCAGGAACCGAAATTGcttcaaaattatgttcatCATATTCTGAAAACTCGgttttcacaaaaattgaagaatttCCCTTTTCTAATTCGGGTGAACTCATTTTATAAACTTGTATGTATTTTGTAGAGGAGCTCTGAGCAAATTCTACAGAAGAAATTGTTAAGTTTGGTTCATCATTTTGACTATCGTTATTATTCATACAATCTAAAGATTTTTCCGTTCCACGCGAAGGCGAGTTTTGAATACTTTCATAAGAGGGAATAGTTGCATCATCATCAGAAAAATCAGGTTTTATACAAATTGgagattttcttcttttttttattctagcTGTACGcttcgtataatttttttccccacATGTAGtcgaattttgaatatattttgaggctatattgaaattatcatcgtcagaaatttgatttttaacgcAAGTTGAAGAATTTCTTCTCCCTTTTTTATCGTTATGGTGGGATAAAaagcatttattatttttaattagaagtcCTATTCGAA
This genomic interval from Chrysoperla carnea chromosome 1, inChrCarn1.1, whole genome shotgun sequence contains the following:
- the LOC123291897 gene encoding myoneurin-like; this encodes MLKKCFVPSCSNNSQDSPSKLFLSVPKPDNRRKLWFKSVGANYRSSRSVFCCEDHFNLPIDAENWVYFKTVGGRIRLHEHVVPHLNLEANSQSVEYSQLSNSEKKLQQENIEQMKIARKQDTVAEPFISSISQQLFHNTREELVKATESPIRIGLLIKNNKCFLSHHNDKKGRRNSSTCVKNQISDDDNFNIASKYIQNSTTCGEKNYTKRTARIKKRRKSPICIKPDFSDDDATIPSYESIQNSPSRGTEKSLDCMNNNDSQNDEPNLTISSVEFAQSSSTKYIQVYKMSSPELEKGNSSIFVKTEFSEYDEHNFEAISVPEYIESWTFSGEELHQNNKFTQKASLIIHQRIHTGEKPYSCDFCDKAFAKKSYLTCHRKSHTGDIPYKCGVCEKYFSQRSTLRVHKKQHTSADKRSFSCDVCDKTFYKRDSLVVHKIQHIQPNYGGYHGSSNYSRDVV